The following proteins come from a genomic window of Paenibacillus spongiae:
- a CDS encoding phage tail assembly protein: MTFVTEFEFTLPKGYVDKHGNLHRDGVMRLATAADEILPLKDPRVQQNPAYLTVILLSRVVTKLGELQMINPGVIEGLFSSDLAYLQQLYHQLNESGMSGVEAECPRCEHKFAVEVAASGEA; this comes from the coding sequence ATGACTTTCGTTACCGAATTCGAATTCACGTTACCCAAAGGCTACGTCGATAAGCACGGCAACCTTCACCGGGACGGCGTCATGCGCCTGGCGACTGCCGCGGACGAGATTTTGCCGCTCAAGGACCCCCGGGTGCAGCAAAATCCGGCCTATCTGACGGTCATCCTGCTCTCCCGCGTCGTGACGAAGCTGGGAGAATTGCAAATGATCAATCCCGGCGTCATCGAAGGCTTGTTCTCGAGCGATCTGGCGTACTTGCAGCAGCTCTACCATCAGCTCAACGAGAGCGGCATGTCGGGCGTAGAAGCCGAATGCCCGCGCTGCGAGCATAAGTTTGCCGTGGAGGTAGCGGCCTCGGGGGAAGCTTAA
- a CDS encoding CIS tube protein — protein sequence MVLEKALIQPLDERGDPKGQPVKVLFNPTEYSIEKGNQYQSVALPGKSVPALQFVSGNAQTLTMDLFFDTYEQGEDVRIYTGQVTELLNIDRDLHAPPVCMFIWGKLVIKGVIEKVSQKFTMFLSSGIPVRATLNVSIKEYKTIQEQMAEDPSSNPAKQVTVNAGTSLSAIAAQQYGDPGKWREIAKANNISNPRQVPPGKQITVPPLE from the coding sequence ATGGTTTTGGAGAAAGCGCTCATTCAGCCGCTTGACGAGCGGGGCGACCCGAAAGGCCAGCCGGTCAAGGTGCTGTTCAACCCGACTGAATATTCGATCGAGAAGGGCAACCAATATCAGTCCGTCGCGCTGCCGGGCAAATCCGTTCCGGCTTTGCAGTTCGTGAGCGGGAACGCGCAGACACTGACGATGGATTTGTTCTTCGATACGTATGAGCAGGGAGAAGACGTCCGCATATATACGGGACAAGTGACGGAATTGCTTAACATTGACAGAGACCTGCATGCGCCTCCGGTATGCATGTTTATCTGGGGCAAGCTTGTAATCAAAGGCGTCATCGAGAAGGTGTCCCAGAAGTTCACCATGTTCCTGAGCTCCGGCATTCCCGTGCGTGCGACGTTGAATGTCTCTATCAAAGAGTATAAGACGATTCAAGAGCAGATGGCAGAAGATCCGTCGTCCAACCCGGCGAAACAAGTGACGGTCAATGCGGGCACTTCGTTGTCCGCCATCGCCGCGCAGCAATACGGAGACCCCGGCAAGTGGCGCGAAATCGCCAAAGCGAACAACATTTCGAACCCGCGTCAGGTTCCTCCTGGTAAGCAAATTACGGTTCCTCCGTTGGAGTGA
- a CDS encoding GpE family phage tail protein, whose protein sequence is MAFIAYYFHWPHSEIMQLDHRERMRWCEEISSIHRKSNQTPDNVFKL, encoded by the coding sequence ATGGCCTTTATCGCTTACTATTTTCACTGGCCGCATTCGGAGATCATGCAATTGGACCACCGGGAGCGAATGCGCTGGTGCGAGGAAATATCGAGCATCCATCGCAAGTCGAATCAGACGCCGGACAACGTCTTTAAGCTCTAG
- a CDS encoding phage tail protein, with protein MVAALRKDPLTSFRFHIELEGLVVGGFSEVSGLQTELETEDYREGGVNQYVHKVLKTTKFPSLTLKRGLTNSSTLWTWFQETSSGKITRRSGSVILVDAFGDEKWRWNFREAIPVKWTGPEFKADNGTVAFESIELVHNGFSKDG; from the coding sequence ATGGTAGCGGCGCTCCGGAAAGACCCGCTTACGAGCTTCAGGTTTCATATTGAGCTGGAAGGGCTCGTCGTCGGCGGATTCTCCGAAGTATCCGGCTTGCAGACAGAGCTGGAAACCGAAGATTACCGCGAAGGTGGGGTTAACCAGTACGTTCATAAAGTTTTGAAAACGACGAAATTCCCGAGTCTCACGTTAAAGCGAGGATTGACAAACTCCAGTACGTTGTGGACTTGGTTCCAAGAGACGTCTAGCGGAAAAATTACCCGCAGGAGCGGCTCGGTCATTCTGGTCGACGCGTTCGGCGATGAGAAGTGGCGTTGGAATTTTCGAGAGGCAATCCCCGTCAAATGGACCGGTCCGGAATTTAAAGCAGATAACGGAACCGTTGCCTTCGAATCGATCGAGCTCGTGCACAACGGATTCAGCAAGGATGGGTGA